A stretch of Saccharomyces eubayanus strain FM1318 chromosome III, whole genome shotgun sequence DNA encodes these proteins:
- the MAK32 gene encoding Mak32p — MNEENSMDAQSLIITNGMFIIDDIENSKCNIHYKNVPGGGGTFAILGACIISPNNKTSKGLKWIVDRGSDFPDEITKEIESWGTDARFRDSFDRPTTKGLNYYEGDNDLRKFKFLTAKKQIDVQDWVATFGRETINEIQSFHLLCSGSRCAKMIDALMKVRSRESGKPVIIWEPFPDLCDFEHQHEIRCVMQREDVTVILSPNAEESSRLFGLHGKEPSSLEECFELAHRFNEFMNDNNMCILRCGSLGSISITDRLGSAERAYDHYPAYHFKTKSRVLDPTGGGNSFLGGFAIAYALTRNLATASICGNIAASAIIEQIGIPRYDPAYMTWNGLTLLDRLEFYLSQSGLQYNASDVYKSLSQ, encoded by the coding sequence atgaatgaagaaaattctATGGATGCGCAAAGCCTGATTATTACCAATGGAATGTTCATCATCGATGATATCGAAAATAGTAAGTGCAATATCCATTACAAAAATGTTCCTGGGGGTGGCGGCACTTTTGCCATCTTAGGAGCATGTATAATATCACCAAATAATAAGACCTCCAAAGGTTTGAAGTGGATAGTGGACAGAGGCTCTGACTTTCCTGACGaaattacaaaagaaatagagTCCTGGGGAACAGATGCAAGATTTCGGGATAGTTTTGACAGGCCAACTACCAAGGGATTGAATTATTATGAGGGAGATAATGATTTAAGAAAGTTTAAGTTTTTAACAGCGAAGAAACAGATTGATGTTCAGGACTGGGTCGCTACATTTGGACGGGAAACTATCAACGAAATCCAATCTTTCCACCTATTATGTTCCGGGTCAAGGTGTGCGAAGATGATTGACGCTCTAATGAAGGTTCGAAGCAGAGAGAGTGGGAAACCAGTAATTATTTGGGAACCTTTCCCAGACCTTTGTGACTTTGAGCATCAGCATGAAATTAGATGCGTTATGCAAAGAGAAGACGTTACAGTGATATTGTCGCCAAATGCGGAGGAGTCAAGCCGTTTATTTGGTTTGCATGGAAAAGAACCGAGTAGTTTGGAAGAATGCTTCGAGCTGGCACATCGTTTCAATGAATTCAtgaatgataataatatgTGCATTTTAAGATGCGGCTCCCTTGGAAGCATATCGATAACTGATAGGCTTGGGAGCGCAGAACGGGCCTATGATCACTACCCAGCGTATCACTTCAAAACCAAATCTAGAGTATTAGATCCAACTGGTGGCGGAAATTCATTCCTTGGTGGGTTTGCAATTGCGTATGCTTTAACAAGAAATTTAGCTACTGCAAGCATATGTGGAAACATTGCAGCAAGCGCAATCATCGAACAAATCGGGATACCAAGATATGATCCTGCTTATATGACTTGGAATGGTCTCACTCTCCTAGATAGGCTGGAGTTTTACCTTTCACAGTCAGGTTTGCAATACAATGCAAGCGACGTTTACAAAAGTTTATCACAATAA
- the PET18 gene encoding Pet18p → MSSTTDKLLQKHDSLLKRTTEHKFTKELCSGTLNDRSLYIYLTQDLLFFETGLRLICKTTSLAPTTNALITLAKKIGFFANDENSYFHDCLELLAPSLSKEERANFDNKIIPGIDTYIKFLEDFTKDSSVTWASLITYLWICEESYWIWARDTPRAPGLHWKHQKWIDLHDGEHFQVWCEFLKAEVDKFSVEEVESVFTRVLQLEFQFFETCYNA, encoded by the coding sequence ATGAGCAGCACCACCGATAAACTACTCCAAAAACACGATTCTCTTTTAAAAAGAACTACAGAACATAAGTTCACCAAGGAACTGTGTTCAGGTACTTTAAATGATCGTAGTTTGTACATCTATTTAACACAAGATCTCCTGTTTTTCGAGACCGGTTTAAGATTGATATGTAAGACGACTTCTTTAGCGCCAACTACCAATGCATTGATTACCTtagccaaaaaaattggttttTTTGCTAACGATGAAAATTCATACTTCCATGATTGTTTGGAATTATTAGCACCATCCCTGAGTAAGGAAGAAAGAGCTAACTTTGACAACAAGATTATTCCTGGTATCGATACTTATATTAAGTTTCTAGAAGATTTCACAAAGGACAGCTCAGTTACATGGGCATCCTTAATAACCTACTTATGGATTTGTGAAGAGAGTTATTGGATATGGGCTCGTGACACTCCAAGAGCTCCAGGCTTGCACTGGAAACATCAAAAATGGATTGATTTACATGATGGTGAGCACTTTCAAGTCTGGTGCGAATTTTTAAAAGCTGAGGTCGATAAGTTTTccgttgaagaagttgaaagcGTGTTTACAAGGGTCTTGCAATTAGagtttcagttttttgaaacttgTTACAACGCTTAG
- the MAK31 gene encoding Mak31p, translating to MDALKLSDFIGSTLIVSLAEDRILIGSLVAVDAQMNLLLDHVEERIGSGSRMMGLVSVPRRSVQSIKITKPMLRDLAANKFELMGNIV from the coding sequence ATGGACGCACTAAAGCTGTCGGATTTTATTGGAAGCACCTTAATAGTCTCTCTTGCGGAAGACCGTATTTTAATTGGAAGCTTAGTTGCTGTAGACGCCCAAATGAATTTGCTACTGGATCATGTTGAGGAGCGTATTGGCTCCGGAAGCCGTATGATGGGCTTGGTCAGCGTTCCTAGGCGTTCAGTACAATCTATAAAAATCACCAAACCTATGTTGCGTGACCTCGCCGCGAACAAATTTGAATTGATGGGTAATATTGTTTAG
- the HTL1 gene encoding Htl1p: MSQNNSTGFVNAERSYNNITLKNLTAFQLLSQRENICELFDLVEGTKRHSIIVDPERQRRNLEEMRTMLDNLKNEERT; encoded by the coding sequence ATGTCACAAAACAATTCAACTGGCTTTGTAAATGCTGAAAGGTCTTACAACAACATAacgttgaaaaatttaacaGCATTTCAATTGTTAtctcaaagagaaaatatatgCGAACTATTCGACCTAGTAGAGGGCACAAAAAGACATAGCATCATCGTTGATCCTGAAAGACAAAGGAGgaatttggaagaaatgAGGACAATGCTcgataatttgaaaaatgaagaaagaacatAG
- the HSP30 gene encoding Hsp30p codes for MNNTLSSLLNRNEALGLNPPHGLDMHITKRGSDWLWAVFALFALILLCYIVMFFIAEAKGSRLTRYALAPAFLIAFFEFFAYFTYASDLGWTGVQAEFNHVKVDKSITGEVPGVRQIFYSKYIAWFLSWPCLLFLTELTAGTTGETENISALDVVHSLLIQIVGTLFWIISLLVGSLIKSTYKWGYYTIGALAMLVTQGVLCQRQFFNLKTRGFNAVMLCTSVVIVWLYFICWGLSEGGNRIQPDGEAVFYGVLDLCLFAIYPCYLVIMICRTGRFPKISLSGGFPHHHHAADDVEDEVPEAKDASPESPRASGETAIHEPEQIVDDAA; via the coding sequence ATGAACAATACGCTTTCAAGCCTTTTAAATCGTAACGAGGCATTGGGACTTAACCCTCCCCATGGGCTAGACATGCATATTACCAAAAGAGGCTCAGACTGGTTATGGGCCGTGTTTGCCTTATTCGCCCTTATTTTGCTATGTTACATTGTAATGTTCTTCATTGCAGAGGCCAAGGGTTCTAGATTGACCAGATATGCTTTAGCTCCTGCGTTTTTGattgcattttttgaattttttgcttattTCACGTATGCCTCCGATTTAGGTTGGACCGGTGTTCAAGCGGAATTCAACCATGTCAAGGTTGACAAATCTATTACTGGTGAAGTTCCCGGCGTTAGACAAATCTTCTACTCAAAGTACATCGCATGGTTTTTGTCATGGCCATgccttttgtttttaacTGAATTAACTGCTGGCACCACTGGTGAGACTGAAAATATCTCGGCTTTGGATGTGGTTCATTCGTTATTGATTCAAATCGTGGGTACCCTATTCTGGATCATTTCATTATTGGTTGGTTCGTTAATCAAGTCCACCTATAAATGGGGTTACTATACTATCGGTGCCCTAGCTATGCTAGTTACACAAGGTGTACTGTGCCAACGtcaattcttcaatttAAAGACTAGAGGGTTCAACGCGGTTATGTTGTGTACCAGTGTTGTAATCGTGTGGTTGTACTTTATATGCTGGGGTCTAAGTGAGGGTGGTAACCGTATTCAACCAGATGGTGAAGCTGTTTTTTACGGTGTCTTAGATCTATGTCTATTTGCAATTTATCCATGTTACTTAGTAATCATGATCTGCCGTACTGGCAGGTTCCCTAAAATCTCTTTGTCCGGCGGATTCCCCCATCATCATCATGCTGCCGACGATGTGGAAGATGAGGTTCCTGAAGCAAAAGATGCCTCCCCAGAAAGCCCAAGAGCATCTGGAGAGACTGCTATCCATGAGCCAGAACAAATCGTCGACGATGCTGCTTAG
- the SLM5 gene encoding asparagine--tRNA ligase SLM5 yields MFRARYPFKSIRSYSSLTVKSLYEQLHQPRHDSISVDGWIKSIRLLKRIAFLDLQDGTSVNPLRIVVPLANADYVHFLKNLKTGQTLSISNAIWQDTPSREQPFELQIKDPIESIKIIGPVSENYPLQKKFQTLPFLRSLPTLKYKTSYLSAILRLRSFVELQFMHFFQENHFTKVSPPILTSNDCEGAGELFQVSTNQLSSPSSYFGKPTYLTVSTQLHLEILALSLSRCWTLSPCFRAERSDTPRHLSEFWMLEVEMCFIDSINELTSFVETTMKTVIQSCLDNQKELLPKQFISLKEDDALSTSLDQERQDIITRWQALASEKWQTITYTQAIEILKKNYNEVPLFKYEPIWGQPLQTEHEKWLAGEYFKSPVFVTDYPRVCKAFYMKQNSTPDNTVACFDLLVPGMGEIIGGSLREDDYDKLCKEMKERGMNKSGELDWYVSLRKEGSAPHGGFGLGFERFISYLYGNHNIRDAIPFHRTAAGSINF; encoded by the coding sequence ATGTTTCGTGCTCGATACCCGTTTAAGAGCATTAGATCTTACTCTTCTCTGACGGTTAAGTCGTTATATGAGCAACTACATCAACCTCGTCATGACTCCATTTCAGTTGATGGATGGATCAAGTCTATAAGATTATTAAAACGTATAGCGTTTTTAGACTTACAAGATGGTACCTCCGTTAACCCATTGAGAATAGTGGTTCCGTTAGCAAACGCTGATTATGTacactttttgaaaaatctgaaAACTGGCCAAACATTGTCTATTTCCAACGCTATCTGGCAGGATACGCCCAGCAGAGAACAGCCTTTTGAGCTGCAAATTAAAGACCCCATAGAATCGATCAAAATCATAGGTCCTGTCTCAGAAAACTATCCCTTGCAGAAAAAATTCCAGACTTTACCATTTCTAAGGTCTTTACCCACACTAAAATACAAAACCTCTTATTTGAGCGCAATTTTGAGGTTGAGATCATTTGTAGAATTGCAGTTcatgcatttttttcaggaaaACCATTTCACTAAAGTTTCCCCACCAATACTAACTTCAAACGACTGTGAAGGTGCTGGGGAGTTGTTCCAAGTTTCCACCAATCAATTGTCGTCTCCATCTTCGTATTTTGGTAAACCAACTTATTTGACTGTGTCTACACAATTGCACTTAGAAATCTTGGCCTTATCGCTATCAAGATGTTGGACGTTATCTCCTTGCTTCAGAGCTGAAAGAAGTGATACTCCGAGACATCTCTCCGAATTTTGGATGCTTGAAGTGGAAATGTGTTTTATTGATAGTATTAACGAACTAACATCGTTTGTAGAGACTACAATGAAGACAGTAATCCAGTCTTGTTTGGATAACCAGAAGGAGCTTTTGCCAAAGCAGTTTatctctttgaaagaagatgatgcaCTATCTACATCACTAGACCAAGAAAGGCAAGATATCATAACACGTTGGCAAGCTTTGGCCAgtgaaaaatggcaaacTATAACGTATACGCAGGCTATCGAAATcctcaaaaaaaactacaacGAGGTTCCGCTTTTTAAATACGAGCCAATCTGGGGACAGCCTTTGCAAACTGAACACGAGAAATGGTTAGCCGGCGAATACTTCAAATCACCTGTTTTCGTTACTGACTACCCACGTGTTTGCAAAGCCTTTTACATGAAACAAAACTCTACTCCCGACAATACTGTGGCATGTTTCGATTTACTGGTTCCGGGAATGGGTGAAATCATCGGCGGAAGTCTAAGAGAAGATGATTATGACAAGCTATGTAAAGAAATGAAGGAACGCGGTATGAATAAATCTGGTGAATTGGATTGGTACGTTTCCCTGAGAAAAGAAGGTAGCGCACCACATGGTGGATTTGGACTGGGATTTGAGAGATTTATCTCATATTTGTATGGAAACCACAACATAAGGGATGCTATACCTTTCCATAGAACAGCCGCGGGCTCCATAAACTTCTGa
- the PMP1 gene encoding proteolipid ATPase, translated as MTLPGGVILVFILVGLACIIIISTIIYNKWKARQQGLQRF; from the coding sequence ATGACTTTACCAGGTGGTGTTATTTTAGTTTTCATTCTGGTCGGTTTGGCTTGTATCATTATTATCTCTACCATTATCTACAATAAATGGAAGGCTAGACAACAAGGTTTGCAAAGATTTTAA
- the NPP1 gene encoding nucleotide diphosphatase/phosphodiesterase NPP1, with protein MVLENDLESLDNGLEDINEDLFRDDYLLDEDASGSGLQSAWTRMKYWFYRNKLKWTNNGIVINEGKDNRSNANLRRGIPLYELDANGQPIDTGFEDEFALGTGSFSKVPWKLILRVLFGLLVFTVFLILVINITKSNRTIKVLSHFGNPDFDPYVKYFNGTHEFFPLTIVISLDGFHPSLISKRNTPFLHSLYTLDYDTGMNITSTPFMIPSFPTETFPNHWTLVTGQYPIHHGIVSNVFWDSDLSEEFHPGVLDPRIWNSNVSEPIWQTVQTAFDSDMSFKAATHMWPGSDVNYTKYNEKKLLPEHKKPIAIERTPYYFDEFNAKESLPKKLSNIMKYVDMDALDERPQLILGYVPNVDAFGHKHGFPAESDYYYEEFTKTLSEVDTFLQGLVESLRERNITDFTNLVIVSDHGMSNIMVPSNVVVWEDILNEKLRKDYVSHAYLEGPMMAISLKDSTEINEVYHELKSSIDEEKYKVYVNGNFPEEWNFNDRRNHHMASIWIVPEPGYAVMKKAQLKKAGKDDHKDKNEEQVFTIGSHGYNNSAVDMRSIFIGMGPYFPQGYIEPFQNTEIYDLLCDICGVAEKDRNSNDGSGVVMQQLREPENSDEVEITDDFEYLSSVFGKASTYNIIWGGYPDEEEHEAQEDDEDNGDAEDNDNDNDNDDDDDDDAKEIAAVSTSSLTTTLPMTTSTPSTTSTLLSGTLPSSRGSSIRASATTSAAGNLFQEIISDAKELIDDIIDGIDDLIDSNT; from the coding sequence ATGGTACTTGAAAACGATTTAGAATCGCTGGATAATGGGTTGGAAGACATTAATGAAGATCTATTTCGTGACGATTATTTATTGGATGAAGATGCTTCAGGATCGGGATTACAATCCGCATGGACTAGAATGAAGTACTGGTTTTATAGAAATAAATTGAAGTGGACGAACAATGGCATAGTGATTAACGAGGGGAAAGATAATAGGAGTAATGCCAACCTAAGAAGAGGTATACCATTGTACGAATTGGATGCAAATGGCCAACCTATTGATACAGGTTTTGAGGATGAGTTTGCACTCGGAACAGGatccttttccaaagtaCCATGGAAATTAATACTTCGTGTGTTGTTTGGCTTACTGGTATTTACAGTCTTTCTTATCCTTGTGATCAATATCACAAAGTCCAATCGTACCATAAAGGTTTTATCACACTTTGGCAACCCTGATTTCGATCCTTACgtaaaatattttaacGGTACCCACGAATTTTTCCCCTTGACCATAGTGATTTCGTTAGATGGTTTCCACCCATCACTGATATCCAAAAGGAATACGCCGTTTTTGCATAGTTTATATACACTGGATTATGACACCGGTATGAATATCACATCCACACCATTCATGATTCCAAGTTTCCCCACGGAAACCTTCCCCAATCATTGGACACTGGTTACTGGACAATACCCGATACATCATGGAATAGTATCCAACGTATTCTGGGATTCAGATCTTAGCGAAGAGTTTCACCCAGGCGTATTGGATCCTCGGATATGGAATAGCAATGTTAGCGAACCAATTTGGCAAACTGTCCAAACTGCATTTGACAGCGATATGTCATTCAAAGCAGCTACACATATGTGGCCTGGTAGTGACGTGAATTATACTAAATACAACGAAAAGAAGTTGCTACCCGAACATAAGAAGCCCATTGCAATAGAGAGAACGCCTTATTATTTCGATGAGTTCAATGCCAAGGAATCATTACCAAAGAAGCTATCCAATATCATGAAATACGTGGATATGGACGCGTTGGACGAAAGACCTCAACTAATTCTCGGATATGTACCGAATGTAGATGCTTTTGGACATAAACACGGATTCCCTGCAGAATCTGATTATTACTACGAAGAATTCACGAAGACATTAAGCGAAGTGGATACGTTTCTACAGGGGTTAGTCGAGTCTTTACGAGAACGGAATATAACAGACTTCACTAATTTAGTCATTGTAAGCGACCATGGTATGAGCAATATTATGGTTCCCTCAAATGTAGTTGTCTGGGAAGATATACTGAACGAGAAATTAAGGAAGGATTACGTGTCGCATGCATATTTGGAGGGCCCAATGATGGCCATATCATTGAAGGATTCCACCGAAATTAACGAAGTTTACCATGAATTAAAGTCATCGatagatgaagaaaagtacAAAGTATATGTGAACGGGAACTTTCCGGAAGAGTGGAATTTCAATGATAGAAGAAACCATCACATGGCCTCGATCTGGATCGTGCCCGAACCCGGATATGcagtgatgaagaaagcACAGCTGAAGAAAGCGGGAAAAGATGACCATAAAGATAAAAACGAAGAACAAGTGTTTACGATCGGATCGCACGGCTACAATAATAGTGCCGTCGATATGAGGTCGATATTTATTGGCATGGGGCCGTATTTCCCGCAGGGTTACATCGAACCATTCCAAAATACAGAGATATACGATTTATTATGTGACATCTGTGGTGTGGCAGAAAAGGATAGAAACTCCAACGACGGCTCCGGGGTGGTCATGCAGCAACTCCGCGAGCCTGAGAACAGCGACGAAGTGGAGATTACTGACGATTTCGAGTATTTGAGTAGCGTGTTTGGTAAAGCCAGTACATACAACATAATCTGGGGCGGGTACCCTGACGAGGAAGAACATGAAGCACaggaagatgatgaagacaaCGGAGACGCCGAAgacaatgacaatgacaatgacaatgacgacgacgacgacgacgacgcCAAAGAAATAGCCGCCGTGTCCACTTCGTCATTAACGACTACACTACCGATGACGACTTCCACGCCATCGACGACTAGCACCCTACTGAGCGGCACACTACCGTCATCGAGAGGCAGCAGTATACGAGCTAGCGCTACCACCAGTGCAGCAGGGAATTTGTTCCAAGAGATTATCAGCGATGCAAAGGAACTCATCGATGATATAATCGATGGTATCGATGACTTAATCGATTCCAATACGTAA
- the RHB1 gene encoding putative GTPase RHB1 produces the protein MEYSSITSSNPKHDFQRKIALLGARNVGKTTLTVRFVESRFVESYYPTIENEFTKIISYKNHDCTLEILDTAGQDEGSLLSMKSLTGVRGILLCYSIVNRASFDLIPVLWDKIVDHMGRDDLPVILVGTKSDLERDAKDESRCVTKAEGEKLASTIGSKDKKNQAMFIECSAEQDYNVEEAFTLVLKQMERVEGTLGFDGENNNKCNIM, from the coding sequence ATGGAATATTCTTCCATCACCTCTTCAAACCCCAAACatgattttcaaagaaagatcGCTCTTTTAGGTGCTAGAAATGTTGGTAAAACAACTTTAACCGTTCGCTTCGTTGAATCGCGGTTTGTTGAGTCCTATTATCCtactattgaaaatgaattcACTAAAATCATTTCTTATAAGAATCATGACTGCACTTTAGAGATTCTTGACACTGCAGGCCAAGATGAAGGCTCTCTGTTAAGTATGAAATCTTTGACAGGTGTACGAGGCATATTATTATGCTACAGTATAGTTAATCGTGCTAGCTTTGATCTTATTCCCGTTCTGTGGGACAAGATAGTGGATCATATGGGTAGGGACGATCTGCCGGTAATACTTGTGGGCACCAAGAGtgatttggaaagagaTGCAAAAGATGAAAGTAGGTGCGTGACAAAAGCTGAGGGTGAGAAATTGGCCTCAACGATAGGCAGTAAAGATAAGAAGAATCAGGCAATGTTCATAGAATGTAGTGCCGAACAAGATTATaatgttgaagaagctTTTACTCTTGTTCTAAAGCAAATGGAACGTGTAGAAGGAACTTTAGGTTTTGACGgtgaaaataataataagtGCAATATTATGTGA
- the FEN2 gene encoding Fen2p → MIKEANSITQNEVEGEPTTSKRPVNRRFLLFKIDMFVLSFVCLQYWINYVDRVGFTNAYISGMKEDLNMVGNDLTLSNTVFMIGYIVGMVPNNLILLCIPPRIWLSFCTFAWGLLTLGMYRVTSFKQICAIRFFQALFESCTFSGTHFILGSWYKEDELPIRSAIFTGSGLVGSMFSGFMQTSIFTHLNGQNGLAGWRWLFIIDFCITLPISIYGFIFFPGLPDQTSAVNRLSMTKFIFTEQELHYARRRLPARDESTKLGWSTVPRILKRWHWWMFSLVWVLGGENLGFASNSTFALWLQNQKYTLSQRNNYPSGIFAVGIVSTLCSAVYISKFPKARHWHVSAFISLIMIIVAILIRTRPLDPKIIFSAQYLGGIAYAGQAVFFSWANIVCHADLQERAIVLASMNMFSGAVNAWWSILFFSADMVPKFEKGCYALLATAISSGVVSVVIRSLQIKENLAKKSVPYIDANDIFGEEDDDDDDDENQDEDEGENTSVEFGDEEMTEVPNPFH, encoded by the coding sequence ATGATAAAGGAAGCAAACTCCATCACTCAAAATGAAGTGGAAGGTGAACCCACTACCTCCAAACGTCCAGTTAATCGGAGATTTCTTTTATTCAAGATAGATATGTTCGTATTATCGTTTGTCTGCTTGCAATACTGGATTAACTATGTGGATCGTGTTGGTTTTACTAATGCGTATATATCTGGTATGAAAGAAGATCTAAACATGGTGGGAAATGATTTGACTTTGTCTAACACAGTCTTTATGATCGGTTACATCGTCGGCATGGTTCCTAATAACTTGATCTTATTGTGTATTCCGCCTAGAATATGGCTAAGTTTTTGTACCTTTGCTTGGGGGTTGCTAACCTTGGGTATGTATCGCGTTACATCCTTCAAACAGATTTGCGCTATTAGATTCTTTCAGGCCCTATTTGAAAGTTGTACATTCTCAGGAACACATTTTATTCTGGGTTCGTGGtacaaagaagatgagCTGCCTATTAGAAGTGCTATTTTTACTGGCAGTGGTTTAGTTGGGTCCATGTTCAGTGGATTTATGCAAACAAGTATTTTTACTCATCTGAATGGTCAGAACGGTTTAGCCGGTTGGAGATGGCTAtttatcattgatttttGCATCACACTACCAATTTCAATATACGGGTTTATCTTTTTCCCAGGTTTGCCTGATCAAACAAGTGCTGTTAACAGGCTTTCAATGAcaaaatttattttcactGAACAAGAACTACACTATGCGAGAAGAAGACTTCCTGCTAGGGACGAAAGTACAAAATTAGGCTGGTCAACCGTCCCCAGAATCCTGAAGAGATGGCATTGGTGgatgttttctttagtgTGGGTTCTAGGAGGTGAGAATTTAGGTTTTGCGTCTAATTCTACGTTTGCATTATGGTtgcaaaaccaaaaatataCATTATCACAAAGAAATAACTATCCCTCAGGCATATTTGCTGTGGGTATAGTTTCTACACTTTGTTCTGCAGTATATATAAGCAAGTTTCCAAAAGCTCGGCATTGGCATGTTTCCGCTTTTATATCCTTAATTATGATCATCGTCGCAATTTTGATACGTACGCGTCCATTGGATCCAAAAATTATCTTTTCTGCCCAGTATCTTGGAGGTATTGCATATGCTGGACAAGcggtttttttctcatgGGCCAATATTGTTTGCCATGCAGATCTTCAAGAACGTGCCATTGTTCTTGCTTCAATGAATATGTTTTCAGGTGCGGTTAATGCTTGGTGGTCAATATTGTTCTTCTCTGCAGATATGGTAcctaaatttgaaaaaggttGTTATGCTCTTTTGGCAACAGCAATTTCAAGCGGGGTGGTATCGGTTGTTATCCGCTCGCtacaaataaaagagaacCTAGCTAAGAAATCTGTTCCTTACATAGATGctaatgatatttttggagaagaagatgatgatgatgatgatgatgagaatcaggatgaagatgaaggtGAAAATACGTCTGTCGAATTTGGCGATGAGGAAATGACTGAAGTTCCCAATCCTTTTCATTAA